The following are from one region of the Segatella oris genome:
- a CDS encoding sensor histidine kinase, producing the protein MKKRTIWTIAIIMGLSFMGLLFLQLSYIQEMAEMKKEQFDESVNRALYQASRNLELNETLRYLEKDVKETERRSFIRDSIGTRSGQPNDGTIQQSRQYSTIGKDGTVYSSFELKTIATKPASMPKGMIVKTDKSSLSEASKSLQEIVKNRYVYQKALLDEVVYSILYSASDKPLKERINFKLLDQDLKAELMNNGINIPYHFTVSTQDGRVVYRCPDYSDEGEEFTYSQVLFRNDPQAKMGVVKIHFPDMNNYIFSSIRFMIPSIIFTLVLLITFVFTIVVIFRSKRYSEIKNDFINNMTHELKTPIASISLAAQMLNDKSVTMNETMMAHLGGVINDESRRLRFLVEKVLQMSMYDRKKAVLKNREVDINEMIESIGNSFTLRVEHTGGKVYTDIEAVDSTIYVDEMHFQNVIFNLLDNAVKYKKPDKPLNVYLKTWNEGKKVCVSVRDTGLGIKKENLKKVFDKFYRVHTGNVHDVKGFGLGLAYVKKMVDLQDGEIYVDSEYGKGTTFTIKLPFVEN; encoded by the coding sequence ATGAAGAAAAGAACGATATGGACAATTGCTATCATTATGGGGCTTTCATTTATGGGGCTTCTTTTCCTGCAGTTGAGCTATATACAGGAGATGGCAGAGATGAAGAAAGAGCAGTTTGACGAGTCTGTCAATCGTGCCCTTTATCAAGCTTCACGCAATCTTGAATTGAATGAGACGCTTAGGTATCTGGAAAAAGATGTGAAAGAGACAGAGCGACGTTCTTTTATTCGTGACTCCATTGGAACGCGTTCAGGACAGCCCAATGATGGGACAATACAGCAGAGTCGTCAGTATTCAACAATAGGAAAAGATGGAACCGTTTATTCCTCATTTGAATTGAAAACCATCGCAACCAAGCCAGCGTCTATGCCGAAAGGGATGATTGTAAAAACAGATAAGAGTTCGCTTTCGGAGGCATCCAAATCTTTACAGGAAATTGTTAAGAACCGCTATGTATATCAGAAAGCTTTGTTGGATGAAGTAGTTTATTCCATTTTGTACTCTGCTTCGGATAAGCCTTTGAAAGAACGCATTAACTTCAAGCTGTTGGATCAGGATTTGAAAGCGGAATTAATGAATAATGGTATCAATATTCCCTATCATTTTACGGTCTCTACACAGGACGGAAGAGTGGTTTATCGTTGCCCCGACTATTCTGATGAAGGTGAAGAATTTACCTATTCACAGGTGTTGTTCAGAAATGATCCCCAGGCGAAAATGGGTGTTGTGAAGATACATTTTCCGGATATGAATAACTATATATTCTCCAGTATCCGTTTCATGATACCGAGTATAATCTTTACATTGGTACTTTTGATAACGTTTGTCTTCACGATAGTTGTTATCTTCCGATCCAAGCGCTATAGCGAGATTAAGAATGATTTCATAAACAATATGACGCATGAGTTAAAGACTCCGATAGCCAGTATCTCTTTAGCTGCACAAATGTTGAATGACAAGAGTGTGACCATGAACGAGACGATGATGGCACATTTGGGAGGAGTTATCAATGATGAAAGCCGTCGTTTGCGTTTCTTGGTAGAAAAAGTGCTGCAGATGAGCATGTATGACCGTAAGAAAGCGGTGCTTAAAAATCGTGAGGTTGATATCAACGAAATGATTGAGAGCATAGGAAATTCGTTCACATTGCGTGTAGAGCATACGGGGGGAAAGGTTTATACGGACATAGAAGCGGTAGACTCAACGATTTATGTAGACGAGATGCATTTTCAAAATGTGATTTTCAATCTTTTGGATAATGCGGTGAAATACAAGAAACCAGATAAGCCATTGAATGTCTATCTCAAGACATGGAATGAAGGAAAGAAGGTTTGCGTGTCGGTAAGGGATACGGGATTGGGCATTAAGAAAGAAAATTTGAAGAAGGTTTTTGATAAGTTTTATCGCGTTCATACCGGTAATGTTCATGATGTCAAGGGCTTTGGACTTGGCCTGGCCTATGTCAAAAAGATGGTTGATCTTCAAGATGGAGAGATTTATGTTGACAGTGAATATGGAAAAGGTACTACCTTTACGATAAAATTGCCGTTTGTAGAAAACTAA
- the hemW gene encoding radical SAM family heme chaperone HemW — protein MAGLYIHIPFCASRCIYCGFYSTTQQSLHQQYVDMLCHEMDLRQTEITGEQADTDNTITTIYLGGGTPSMLSGNQLEQILLYIYKVWGKHIDLRELTIECNPDDVTEAFAARLATLNVNRVSMGAQTFNNNRLRFLHRRHNREEIMQAVNHLRHVGIKNISIDLMFGFPEETMEEWQTDLQEAIKLNVEHISAYSLMYEEGTPLFHMKQKKKIKDIDEETSLAMYEMLINQLTKTGYEHYEISNFARPGYRSLHNSSYWHEVPYIGLGASAHSYGHGTRKWNISNIKTYMDSVACNRLPYEIEILNQNMQYNDLITTALRTREGINLTNFKRKYGEERLNYLLHEAKPHLDLGNMELSKHHLSLTRKGLFTSDDIMSDLIYIED, from the coding sequence ATGGCAGGTCTATACATTCATATTCCCTTTTGTGCAAGTCGCTGCATCTACTGTGGTTTCTACAGCACAACCCAGCAGTCACTCCATCAGCAATATGTTGACATGCTCTGTCATGAAATGGACCTGCGCCAAACAGAAATCACAGGAGAACAGGCCGATACCGATAATACCATCACTACCATTTACTTGGGTGGAGGTACGCCAAGCATGCTCTCTGGAAATCAATTGGAACAGATTTTATTATATATATATAAGGTATGGGGCAAACATATCGACCTGCGCGAACTGACTATAGAATGCAATCCCGACGATGTGACCGAGGCTTTTGCTGCCCGCCTTGCCACGCTCAATGTCAACCGTGTCAGCATGGGTGCACAGACATTCAACAATAATCGCCTCCGGTTTCTTCACCGCCGCCACAACCGAGAAGAAATTATGCAAGCCGTGAACCATTTACGTCATGTAGGTATCAAGAATATCAGCATCGACCTCATGTTTGGCTTCCCTGAAGAAACCATGGAAGAATGGCAGACCGATCTGCAAGAAGCTATCAAACTTAATGTAGAACACATTTCAGCTTACAGTCTGATGTATGAAGAAGGTACACCGCTTTTCCACATGAAGCAGAAGAAGAAAATAAAAGATATTGACGAAGAAACAAGCCTTGCCATGTATGAGATGCTTATAAACCAGCTCACCAAAACAGGCTATGAGCACTATGAAATCAGCAACTTTGCCAGGCCAGGCTACCGAAGTCTGCACAACAGCAGCTATTGGCATGAGGTTCCCTACATAGGCCTTGGTGCTTCTGCTCATAGTTACGGCCATGGAACCCGCAAATGGAATATCAGCAACATCAAGACTTATATGGACAGTGTCGCATGCAACCGGCTTCCCTATGAAATCGAAATCCTTAATCAAAACATGCAATACAACGACTTGATAACCACGGCACTCCGCACACGTGAAGGCATTAACCTGACAAATTTCAAAAGAAAATACGGTGAAGAACGTCTAAACTACCTGCTCCACGAGGCAAAACCGCATCTTGATTTAGGCAATATGGAACTTTCAAAACATCATCTCTCACTCACAAGGAAAGGACTTTTCACGTCTGACGACATCATGAGCGACCTCATATACATTGAAGATTAG
- a CDS encoding elongation factor G → MRVYQTNEIKNIALLGSAGSGKTTLAESMLFEAGVIKRRGSVEAKNTVSDYFPVELEYGYSVFPTVFHVEWNNKKLNIIDCPGSDDFVGGAITSLNVTDEAVILINGQYGPEVGTQNNFRYTEKLKKPVIFLINQLDSDKCDFDSIITSMQDIYGSKCVLVQYPLQTGPGFNALIDVLLMKKYSWKPEGGAPIIEDIPAEEMDRAMELHKALVEAAAENDETLMEKFFEEETLTEDELREGIRKGLVTRSIFPVFCVCAGKDMGVQRLMEFLGNVVPFVSEMPKLHNTRGEEVAPDPAGSTSLYFFKTGMEPHIGEVSYFKVMSGQVKPGDDLTNADRGSRERIGQIYACAGANRIAVDSLNAGDIGCTVKLKDVKTGNALNGKDCDWRYNFIKYPNSKYSRAIKAVNSQDTEKLMAAMIKMHQEDPTWVVEQSKELRQIIVHGQGEFHLRTLKWRLENNEKLQVKFGEPRIPYRETITKKAKAEYRHKKQSGGAGQFGEVHLIVEPYAEGMPDPTHYNFNGQEFKMNIKGKEVVDLEWGGKLVFINSVVGGAIDARFMPAILKGVMDCMEHGPLTGSYARDVRVVVYDGKMHPVDSNELSFMLAARHAFADAFRNAGPKILEPIYDLEVFVPADFMGDVMSDLQGRRALIMGMDTEAGYQKLQAKIPLKELSNYSISLSSLTGGRASFTTKFASYELVPTELQTSLISEHAAELAEEEE, encoded by the coding sequence ATGAGAGTTTATCAAACGAATGAAATCAAAAACATTGCATTGCTTGGCAGTGCGGGCAGCGGCAAGACTACACTTGCCGAGAGTATGCTTTTTGAAGCCGGAGTCATTAAACGCCGTGGCAGTGTTGAGGCAAAGAACACTGTAAGCGATTATTTTCCGGTTGAGTTGGAATATGGTTACTCAGTATTTCCAACTGTTTTTCATGTTGAGTGGAACAATAAGAAGCTGAATATTATTGATTGTCCGGGAAGTGATGACTTCGTAGGAGGTGCTATAACTTCATTGAATGTAACAGATGAGGCGGTTATTTTGATTAACGGTCAGTATGGCCCAGAGGTTGGAACACAGAATAATTTCCGGTATACGGAGAAGCTTAAGAAGCCTGTTATCTTCTTGATTAATCAGTTGGATAGCGATAAATGTGATTTTGACAGCATCATAACTTCGATGCAGGATATCTATGGTTCGAAATGTGTTCTTGTGCAATACCCCTTGCAGACAGGGCCAGGTTTCAATGCACTTATTGATGTTCTGTTGATGAAGAAGTATTCATGGAAACCCGAAGGCGGTGCACCTATCATTGAAGATATTCCTGCTGAGGAAATGGACAGGGCCATGGAACTTCATAAAGCCTTGGTTGAAGCAGCAGCTGAGAACGATGAAACCTTGATGGAGAAGTTCTTTGAAGAAGAAACCTTGACCGAAGATGAATTACGCGAAGGTATTCGTAAAGGTCTTGTTACGCGTAGTATATTCCCTGTTTTCTGTGTTTGTGCAGGCAAGGATATGGGCGTTCAGCGTCTGATGGAATTCCTCGGAAACGTGGTTCCTTTCGTTAGTGAGATGCCAAAGTTGCATAATACACGCGGAGAAGAAGTTGCACCTGATCCGGCAGGTTCCACCAGTTTGTATTTCTTCAAGACTGGAATGGAACCGCATATTGGTGAGGTCAGCTATTTTAAAGTGATGAGTGGACAGGTGAAACCAGGTGATGATTTGACGAATGCCGACCGTGGAAGTCGTGAGCGTATTGGTCAGATTTACGCTTGTGCAGGTGCAAATCGTATCGCTGTTGATTCTCTGAATGCCGGTGATATCGGTTGTACGGTTAAATTGAAAGATGTGAAGACAGGTAATGCCTTGAATGGTAAAGACTGTGATTGGCGTTATAATTTCATCAAATATCCAAATTCAAAATACAGCAGAGCTATAAAGGCTGTCAATTCGCAAGACACAGAGAAGCTGATGGCTGCTATGATAAAGATGCATCAGGAAGACCCAACGTGGGTGGTTGAGCAAAGCAAAGAGTTGCGACAGATTATTGTTCACGGCCAGGGAGAATTCCATTTAAGAACGTTGAAGTGGCGTCTTGAAAACAATGAGAAGCTGCAGGTAAAGTTTGGTGAGCCTCGAATTCCATATCGTGAGACTATTACCAAGAAAGCAAAGGCGGAGTATAGGCATAAGAAACAGAGTGGCGGTGCCGGTCAGTTCGGTGAAGTGCATCTGATAGTAGAGCCATATGCAGAGGGTATGCCTGATCCAACTCACTATAATTTCAATGGGCAAGAGTTCAAAATGAACATCAAAGGCAAGGAAGTTGTCGACTTGGAATGGGGTGGTAAGTTGGTATTCATCAATTCTGTTGTCGGTGGTGCTATTGATGCCCGCTTCATGCCTGCCATTCTGAAAGGTGTGATGGATTGTATGGAACATGGTCCGTTGACTGGAAGTTATGCACGAGATGTGCGGGTTGTTGTCTATGACGGTAAAATGCATCCGGTTGACAGTAACGAACTTTCGTTTATGTTGGCAGCTCGTCATGCCTTCGCAGATGCTTTCAGAAATGCAGGTCCGAAGATTTTGGAGCCAATTTATGATTTGGAAGTGTTTGTTCCAGCCGACTTTATGGGTGATGTCATGAGCGATCTGCAGGGACGAAGAGCTCTGATTATGGGTATGGATACAGAAGCGGGTTATCAGAAACTGCAGGCAAAGATTCCATTAAAAGAATTGAGCAACTATAGTATTTCATTGAGTTCGCTGACAGGTGGACGAGCTTCATTCACAACAAAGTTTGCAAGTTATGAGCTTGTTCCAACAGAACTTCAAACTTCACTGATTAGTGAACATGCTGCAGAGCTGGCAGAAGAAGAGGAATAA
- a CDS encoding response regulator transcription factor, whose protein sequence is MEDKLKILLCEDDENLGMLLREYLQAKGFAATLCPDGEVGYREFLKNKFDICVLDVMMPKKDGFTLAQEIRQANAEIPIIFLTAKTLKEDILEGFKIGADDYITKPFSMEELVFRIEAILRRVRGKKNKESTLYHIGKFTFDTQKQLLVIGEKQTKLTTKENELLALLCSHANEILQRDFALKTIWIDDNYFNARSMDVYITKLRKHLKDDPQIEIINIHGKGYKLITPEDD, encoded by the coding sequence ATGGAAGACAAGTTGAAAATTCTTTTGTGCGAAGATGACGAAAACTTAGGTATGCTTCTTCGTGAATATTTACAGGCAAAAGGTTTTGCCGCTACGCTTTGCCCTGATGGTGAGGTTGGTTATAGAGAGTTCTTGAAGAATAAATTTGATATCTGTGTGCTTGATGTTATGATGCCAAAGAAAGATGGTTTCACTTTGGCACAGGAAATCCGTCAGGCCAATGCTGAAATTCCAATTATCTTCTTGACAGCAAAGACATTGAAGGAAGATATCCTTGAAGGTTTTAAGATTGGTGCTGACGATTACATTACAAAGCCTTTCTCCATGGAAGAACTCGTGTTCCGTATTGAGGCCATCCTGCGTCGCGTACGTGGTAAGAAGAATAAGGAAAGTACGCTTTATCATATTGGTAAGTTCACATTTGATACCCAGAAGCAGTTGCTTGTTATAGGTGAAAAGCAGACAAAGTTGACAACCAAGGAGAATGAACTGCTTGCGTTGCTGTGTTCACATGCAAATGAAATTCTTCAGCGTGACTTTGCCTTGAAGACGATATGGATTGATGATAACTATTTCAATGCGCGTTCTATGGATGTGTATATTACGAAGTTGCGTAAGCATTTGAAAGATGATCCACAGATTGAAATCATCAATATTCATGGTAAAGGCTATAAGCTGATTACACCAGAAGATGATTAA
- the carA gene encoding glutamine-hydrolyzing carbamoyl-phosphate synthase small subunit gives MKNVTLVLSDGTKFHGKSFGYDAPVAGEVVFNTAMMGYPESLTDPSYAGQLMTLTYPLVGNYGVPPFTFEANGLPTFMESDRIYASAIIVNDYSEEYSHWNATESLADWLKREHVPGITGIDTRELTKVLREHGVMMGKIIFDDEPENIPEADYEGVNFVDRVSCKEIIRYNEGAGKKVVLVDCGVKANIIRCLINRGVEVIRVPWNHDYTNMEYDGLFLANGPGDPDMCSDAVDIIKKQMSQTTKPICGICMGNQLLSKAAGGEIYKLKYGHRGHNQPVRLVGTEKCFITSQNHGYAVNAKTLGKDWEELFVNMNDGSNEGIRHKTNPWFSSQFHPEACSGPVDTEFMFDKFVETLK, from the coding sequence ATGAAGAACGTAACTTTAGTCTTGAGTGATGGAACTAAATTCCATGGCAAAAGTTTTGGCTATGACGCGCCTGTTGCCGGTGAGGTAGTTTTCAATACGGCAATGATGGGCTATCCGGAAAGTCTCACCGATCCCTCTTATGCAGGGCAGTTGATGACTTTGACTTATCCACTTGTGGGAAACTATGGTGTGCCTCCTTTCACTTTTGAAGCCAACGGACTCCCTACTTTCATGGAAAGCGATCGGATCTATGCCTCTGCCATCATCGTAAATGACTATAGTGAGGAATATAGTCATTGGAATGCAACAGAGAGTCTTGCCGATTGGTTGAAGCGTGAACATGTGCCAGGTATAACTGGAATTGATACGCGTGAGTTGACTAAAGTCTTGCGTGAACATGGCGTCATGATGGGAAAGATTATCTTTGATGACGAACCAGAAAACATACCCGAAGCCGATTATGAAGGAGTGAACTTTGTAGATAGGGTTTCTTGCAAGGAGATTATCAGATATAATGAAGGTGCAGGGAAGAAAGTGGTCTTGGTTGATTGCGGTGTGAAGGCTAATATTATTCGTTGTCTAATCAATCGAGGTGTGGAGGTTATCAGAGTTCCTTGGAACCATGATTACACCAATATGGAGTATGATGGCCTTTTCCTTGCCAATGGCCCGGGTGATCCTGATATGTGTTCTGATGCAGTTGATATTATCAAAAAGCAGATGAGCCAGACCACAAAGCCTATATGTGGTATCTGTATGGGTAACCAACTGCTTTCAAAAGCTGCAGGTGGTGAGATTTATAAACTGAAATATGGTCATCGTGGGCATAATCAACCAGTGCGCCTCGTGGGTACCGAGAAATGTTTTATTACAAGTCAGAACCATGGTTATGCTGTGAATGCAAAAACTTTAGGCAAGGACTGGGAGGAGTTATTCGTCAACATGAATGATGGTTCCAATGAAGGAATACGTCATAAAACGAATCCTTGGTTCTCAAGTCAGTTCCATCCAGAGGCTTGCTCGGGGCCTGTTGACACTGAGTTTATGTTTGATAAATTTGTAGAAACATTAAAGTAG
- the carB gene encoding carbamoyl-phosphate synthase (glutamine-hydrolyzing) large subunit: protein MKDENIKKVLLLGSGALKIGEAGEFDYSGSQALKALHEEGIETVLINPNIATVQTSEGVADRIYFLPVQPYFVERVIQKEHPDGVLLSFGGQTALNCGVELEQMGVFAKYGVKVLGTPVAAIMNTEDRELFVEQLNEIHVKTIKSEACENVEEARKAASSLGYPVIVRAAYALGGLGSGFADDETELNKLCEKAFSFSPQVLVEKSLKGWKEIEYEVVRDRYDNCVTVCNMENFDPLGIHTGESIVIAPSQTLTNSEYHKLRALSIKIVRHIGIVGECNVQYAFDPKSEDYRVIEVNARLSRSSALASKATGYPLAFVAAKLGMGYGLFELKNSVTRTTSAFFEPALDYVVCKIPRWDLSKFHGVDKELGSSMKSVGEVMAIGRNFEEAIQKGLRMIGQGMHGFVENKELKIEDLDAALREPTDKRVFVISKAMHKDYTVDQIHELTKIDKWFLEKLKHIIDIDEALKKNNINTLDKELLRTAKVYGFTDFQIARAIGLEKEIGNMHKAAMLVRNKRKFYGILPVVKQIDTLAAEYPAQTNYLYVTYGGVKSDITFENDKRSVIVLGSGAYRIGSSVEFDWCGVQALNTIRKEGWRSVMINYNPETVSTDYDMCDRLYFDELTFERVMDIIEMENPHGVIVSTGGQIPNNLAMKLDEQNVPILGTKAQDIDGAEDRAKFSSMLTENGINQPEWSALTSMEDIDEFISRVGFPVLVRPSYVLSGAAMNVCSNEEELKRFLQLAANVSEDHPVVVSKFIEHAKEIEMDAVAKNGEILAYAISEHIEFAGVHSGDATIQFPPQKLYVETVRRIKRISRQIAKQLHINGPFNIQFMARDNDILVIECNLRASRSFPFVSKVLKINLIELATRVMLGLPVEKPSKNLFDLDYVGIKASQFSFNRLQKADPVLGVDMSSTGEVGCLADDTNAALLKSMLSVGQRIPKKTVLLSTGGAKQKVDMLDAAKQLVAHGYELYATGGTSKFLEENGIANTRVYWPSEAGQQPQALDLLHERKIDLVVNIQKNLTVHELTNGYKIRRAAIDLNVPLITNSRLASAFINAFCTMTLDDIDIKSWNEY, encoded by the coding sequence ATGAAAGACGAAAATATAAAGAAAGTGTTACTCCTTGGTTCGGGAGCCTTAAAGATTGGCGAAGCCGGAGAGTTTGACTATTCGGGTTCACAGGCGCTTAAAGCATTGCATGAGGAGGGTATTGAGACCGTTCTTATCAATCCGAATATTGCTACAGTCCAGACTTCTGAAGGCGTTGCTGACCGGATTTACTTTCTTCCTGTGCAGCCTTATTTCGTAGAACGGGTTATTCAAAAGGAACATCCTGATGGCGTTTTGCTCTCTTTCGGTGGACAGACAGCGCTCAATTGTGGTGTGGAATTAGAACAAATGGGTGTGTTTGCAAAGTACGGTGTCAAGGTGTTGGGTACACCAGTTGCTGCCATTATGAATACTGAAGATCGTGAACTCTTTGTTGAACAGCTGAATGAAATTCATGTAAAGACCATTAAGAGTGAGGCTTGTGAAAATGTTGAAGAAGCCCGAAAAGCTGCGTCTTCTCTTGGTTATCCTGTCATCGTGCGTGCTGCTTATGCATTAGGTGGACTGGGTTCAGGTTTTGCTGATGATGAAACTGAACTGAACAAACTTTGTGAAAAGGCCTTTTCTTTTTCCCCTCAAGTGCTTGTTGAAAAGAGTTTGAAAGGTTGGAAAGAGATAGAATATGAGGTGGTGCGTGACCGTTATGACAACTGTGTGACGGTTTGTAACATGGAAAACTTCGACCCTTTGGGCATTCATACCGGTGAAAGTATTGTTATTGCACCTTCTCAGACATTGACTAACAGTGAATACCACAAGCTTCGCGCACTGTCAATCAAGATTGTTCGCCATATAGGTATTGTAGGAGAGTGTAACGTGCAGTATGCTTTCGACCCCAAGAGTGAGGACTATCGTGTTATTGAAGTTAATGCCCGATTGTCTCGTTCGTCTGCACTTGCCTCGAAAGCTACGGGCTATCCTTTGGCTTTTGTCGCTGCCAAGCTGGGTATGGGCTATGGACTTTTTGAGTTGAAGAACTCTGTTACCAGAACGACCAGTGCTTTCTTTGAGCCTGCTCTCGATTATGTGGTCTGCAAAATTCCTCGTTGGGACCTTTCCAAATTCCACGGTGTAGACAAGGAATTGGGGTCAAGTATGAAGTCTGTCGGTGAAGTTATGGCTATTGGTCGTAACTTTGAAGAAGCTATTCAGAAAGGACTTCGCATGATTGGTCAGGGAATGCATGGCTTTGTTGAGAACAAGGAGCTCAAGATAGAAGACCTTGATGCAGCTCTTCGTGAACCTACCGACAAGCGTGTTTTCGTCATATCGAAGGCCATGCATAAGGATTATACGGTAGATCAGATACACGAACTCACCAAGATTGATAAATGGTTCTTGGAAAAACTGAAACACATCATCGATATTGATGAGGCGTTGAAGAAGAACAATATCAACACGTTGGATAAGGAATTGCTGCGTACGGCAAAGGTTTATGGTTTCACCGACTTTCAGATAGCACGTGCTATTGGGTTGGAAAAGGAAATAGGAAATATGCATAAGGCAGCCATGTTGGTTCGAAATAAGCGTAAGTTTTATGGTATCCTTCCTGTGGTGAAGCAGATTGATACCCTTGCTGCTGAGTATCCTGCACAGACGAATTACCTTTATGTTACCTATGGTGGTGTGAAGAGTGATATTACGTTTGAAAATGACAAACGCTCTGTTATCGTACTTGGTTCGGGTGCTTATCGTATTGGAAGTTCCGTTGAATTCGACTGGTGTGGTGTGCAGGCGTTGAATACTATCCGCAAGGAAGGCTGGCGTTCTGTAATGATAAACTATAATCCAGAGACCGTTTCAACAGATTATGATATGTGTGACCGTCTTTATTTTGATGAGCTGACATTCGAGCGTGTCATGGATATCATCGAAATGGAGAATCCACATGGCGTGATAGTTAGTACTGGCGGACAGATTCCAAACAATCTGGCGATGAAGCTTGATGAGCAGAATGTGCCTATCTTAGGCACTAAAGCGCAGGATATTGACGGTGCAGAAGACCGTGCAAAGTTCTCATCTATGCTGACCGAAAATGGCATCAATCAACCAGAGTGGAGTGCCTTGACGAGTATGGAAGATATAGATGAGTTTATCAGTAGAGTCGGTTTCCCCGTGCTTGTGCGTCCTTCTTATGTACTTTCCGGTGCAGCTATGAATGTCTGTTCCAACGAAGAAGAACTGAAACGCTTCCTCCAATTGGCGGCAAATGTCAGTGAAGACCATCCAGTTGTAGTCTCAAAGTTCATTGAGCATGCTAAGGAAATCGAGATGGATGCCGTAGCTAAGAATGGAGAGATACTTGCTTATGCTATCAGTGAGCATATAGAGTTTGCCGGAGTTCACTCTGGAGATGCCACCATTCAGTTCCCCCCGCAAAAGCTCTACGTAGAGACGGTGCGTCGTATTAAACGTATAAGTCGGCAGATTGCCAAGCAACTTCATATCAACGGCCCTTTCAATATTCAGTTTATGGCCCGAGATAATGACATACTGGTTATCGAGTGTAATCTGCGTGCCAGTCGTTCATTCCCATTTGTAAGTAAGGTATTGAAGATTAATCTTATAGAATTGGCCACGCGAGTGATGCTTGGACTGCCTGTTGAGAAGCCAAGTAAGAACCTTTTCGACCTTGATTATGTGGGCATCAAGGCCAGTCAATTCTCTTTCAACCGTTTGCAGAAGGCCGATCCTGTGCTGGGTGTTGATATGAGCTCTACGGGAGAAGTTGGCTGTTTGGCTGATGATACGAATGCCGCGCTGTTGAAAAGCATGCTGTCTGTAGGGCAGCGAATTCCTAAGAAGACAGTACTGCTTTCTACAGGTGGTGCAAAACAGAAAGTTGATATGCTTGATGCTGCCAAACAATTGGTTGCACATGGCTATGAACTCTATGCCACTGGTGGCACCAGTAAGTTTCTCGAAGAGAATGGTATAGCCAATACGCGGGTTTACTGGCCATCGGAAGCGGGACAACAACCACAGGCTTTGGATCTGTTGCACGAGCGAAAGATTGATCTGGTCGTTAATATTCAGAAGAACCTGACGGTGCATGAACTGACTAATGGTTATAAAATTCGGCGTGCTGCGATTGACCTTAATGTGCCACTGATTACGAATAGCCGCTTGGCAAGTGCTTTCATCAATGCTTTCTGCACGATGACACTTGATGATATTGATATTAAATCCTGGAATGAATACTAA